A single region of the Felis catus isolate Fca126 chromosome F2, F.catus_Fca126_mat1.0, whole genome shotgun sequence genome encodes:
- the TMEM74 gene encoding transmembrane protein 74 yields the protein MELHSLAKKSSQAVLCDAGDWHSGGPPDGQADAAAIKAALCCQRHCTSTPKAAEIEGSKLSPSPASPSSSLQDGVIQTDSLPPGPLNSGNNQITAGRKVCNCCSQELETSFTCVDENVNLEQRNRCSPSAKGSNHLGDVGWGNPNEWSHEAAVSLISEDEDDVSSEATSSGRSVDYGFISAILFLVTGILLVIISYIVPREVTVDPNTVAAREMERLEKESARLGAHLDRCVIAGLCLLTLGGVVLSCLLMMSMWKGELYRRNRFASSKESAKLYGSFNFRMKTGTNENTLELSLVEEDALDVQS from the coding sequence ATGGAGCTCCACTCCCTTGCTAAGAAGAGCAGCCAGGCTGTCCTGTGCGATGCTGGGGACTGGCATTCAGGAGGCCCTCCTGATGGCCAGGCAGATGCAGCAGCCATCAAAGCTGCTCTCTGCTGCCAGAGACACTGTACGTCAACACCAAAAGCAGCTGAGATTGAAGGATCTAAACTTAGTCCTTCTCCAgcatccccctcctcctctttgcaAGACGGAGTTATTCAGACAGACTCCTTGCCACCAGGACCTCTCAACTCAGGGAACAACCAAATAACAGCAGGGCGGAAAGTCTGCAACTGCTGCAGCCAGGAATTAGAAACTTCTTTTACCTGTGTGGATGAGAATGTCAACTTAGAGCAAAGGAACCGATGCTCCCCTTCAGCAAAAGGGAGCAATCACCTGGGAGACGTTGGCTGGGGAAATCCAAACGAGTGGTCCCATGAGGCTGCCGTATCCTTGATATCCGAAGATGAGGATGATGTAAGTTCGGAAGCCACATCTTCAGGGAGGTCAGTTGACTATGGTTTCATCAGTGCCATCTTGTTCTTGGTCACTGGCATCTTGCTGGTGATCATCTCTTACATTGTTCCACGGGAAGTGACTGTGGATCCCAACACCGTGGCGGCCCGGGAGATGGAACGCTTGGAGAAGGAGAGCGCAAGGTTGGGGGCTCACCTGGATCGCTGTGTGATTGCGGGACTCTGCCTGCTCACTCTTGGGGGGGTCGTTCTGTCCTGTTTGCTGATGATGTCTATGTGGAAGGGGGAGCTATATCGTCGCAACAGGTTTGCCTCTTCCAAAGAGTCTGCCAAACTCTACGGTTCTTTCAACTTCAGGATGAAAACCGGCACGAATGAAAACACCCTGGAACTGTCCTTGGTAGAAGAAGACGCTCTTGATGTACAGAGTTAA